A genomic window from Leishmania mexicana MHOM/GT/2001/U1103 complete genome, chromosome 14 includes:
- a CDS encoding putative delta-6 fatty acid desaturase: MSKLKKDVLSIDGIYYDTEKVALMHPGGAMMVRLCNGRECTAIFLTYHRRRFPHTLYEKYQVPKDQVHPDSLIEQRQQPSYDSYLELCKRIQPIIAPTKGFAPWHYYLKAAIWLMVMLGLDLYSLFYRRAYLLTVLQSLSMAMVGLNVQHDANHGALNRDWHVNRIMGLSQDLLGGSSISWIVNHDYVHHIYTNEPERDADLEIPLLRLHSGIPARLVYCFQQLYIFLLEAVFGPVHVLFNIIFLAKGPSEKQRLIKTQWGVSLCMLSIIPYRLLCNFLHATSFCDGVMNCMLQYTFGGFYLAYFFLLSHNFDGAKKVGTSDGQDFVACQAETSCNFGGWWWGQINGGLNFQIEHHLFPRVHHGYYAYLAPIVREFCEERGFTYTHYRTIQENVMSTLRHMEQYGRGQEKQKSA, translated from the coding sequence ATGTCCAAGCTCAAGAAGGATGTGCTGTCTATCGACGGCATCTACTACGACACTGAGAAGGTGGCGCTGATGCACCCTGGCGGTGCGATGATGGTGCGCCTCTGCAACGGCCGCGAGTGCACGGCGATCTTCCTTACCTaccaccgccggcgcttCCCCCACACGCTCTACGAAAAGTACCAGGTGCCAAAGGACCAAGTGCACCCCGACAGCCTAATCGAGCAACGCCAGCAGCCGAGCTACGACAGTTACCTGGAGCTGTGCAAGAGGATTCAGCCGATTATTGCACCAACCAAGGGTTTTGCTCCGTGGCACTACTACCTGAAGGCGGCCATCTGGCTAATGGTGATGCTCGGCCTCGATCTCTACTCCCTGTTCTACCGCCGCGCGTACTTGCTGACCGTTCTCCAGTCTCTTTCCATGGCCATGGTCGGCCTGAACGTTCAGCACGACGCCAACCACGGGGCACTGAACCGCGACTGGCACGTTAACCGCATTATGGGGCTCTCGCAGGATCTGCTGGGTGGTAGCAGTATCAGCTGGATTGTGAACCACGACTACGTTCACCACATCTACACTAATGAGCCGGAGCGTGATGCCGACCTCGAAATaccgctgctccgcctgcacAGCGGCATCCCGGCCAGGCTGGTTTACTGCTTTCAGCAGCTCTACATCTTCCTTCTCGAGGCCGTCTTCGGTCCGGTGCACGTGCTCTTCAACATCATCTTCCTCGCCAAGGGCCCTAGTGAGAAGCAGCGTCTTATCAAGACACAGTGGGGCGTGAGCCTGTGCATGCTCTCCATCATCCCGTACCGTCTCCTGTGCAACTTCCTGCACGCGACGAGCTTCTGCGACGGTGTGATGAACTGCATGCTGCAGTACACGTTTGGCGGCTTCTACCTCGCCTACTTTTTTCTCTTGTCGCATAACTTCGACGGCGCCAAGAAGGTCGGCACAAGTGACGGGCAGGACTTCGTCGCTTGCCAGGCGGAGACGAGCTGCAACTTTGGTGGCTGGTGGTGGGGTCAGATAAACGGCGGTCTCAACTTCCAGATTGAGCACCACCTATTCCCACGGGTGCACCATGGTTACTACGCCTACCTGGCGCCGATTGTGCGCGAGTTCTGCGAGGAGCGTGGCTTCACCTACACCCACTACCGCACGATTCAGGAGAACGTGATGAGCACGCTCCGCCACATGGAGCAGTACGGACGTGGTCAGGAGAAGCAGAAGAGCGCCTAG